One window of Gemmatimonadaceae bacterium genomic DNA carries:
- a CDS encoding BlaI/MecI/CopY family transcriptional regulator, with product MAKVLGDLEARVMAAMWRLGAPATGRAVHAQVAATHQVALLTVITVLNKLVRKHLLRREERDGLLHFEVTMTEAAFMAHASRRVVEGILSFSSDAMAASLVDVLAERDPDQLAELARLIEERLKS from the coding sequence TTGGCGAAGGTGCTCGGCGATCTGGAAGCGCGCGTGATGGCGGCCATGTGGCGCCTCGGTGCGCCTGCCACCGGGCGCGCGGTTCACGCGCAGGTCGCAGCGACGCATCAGGTGGCGCTGCTCACGGTGATCACGGTCCTCAACAAGCTGGTGCGGAAGCATCTGCTCCGACGCGAGGAGCGCGACGGGCTGCTGCATTTCGAGGTCACGATGACCGAGGCGGCCTTCATGGCGCATGCGAGTCGCCGCGTCGTCGAGGGGATCCTGTCATTCAGTTCGGATGCCATGGCGGCATCGCTGGTCGACGTCCTCGCCGAGCGTGACCCGGATCAGCTGGCGGAACTGGCGCGCCTCATCGAGGAGCGACTGAAGTCGTGA
- a CDS encoding nuclear transport factor 2 family protein has protein sequence MHRSVIHLIAVATAITIGAPAAHGSVRDDAHASDSTRASTMPATVTDSADVAGVVNAYHRALAAGDSAAAMTLLAPDAIIQESGSVETRSDYAGHHLPGDMRFAQALPGVRSAQRVVVVGDVAWSTSTSVTKGKYRDRDINSVGAELMVLGRVDGVWRIRAIHWSSRTPRA, from the coding sequence ATGCATCGCTCCGTGATCCACCTCATCGCCGTCGCCACTGCCATCACGATTGGCGCACCTGCGGCGCATGGCTCCGTGCGCGATGACGCACACGCATCCGACTCGACGCGGGCGTCGACGATGCCGGCGACGGTGACGGATTCCGCCGACGTCGCCGGCGTCGTCAATGCATACCACCGCGCGCTGGCCGCCGGTGACAGCGCCGCCGCCATGACGCTGCTGGCGCCTGATGCCATCATCCAGGAGAGCGGCAGCGTGGAGACGCGAAGCGACTATGCGGGGCACCACCTCCCCGGCGACATGCGCTTCGCGCAGGCATTGCCCGGCGTGCGGAGTGCGCAGCGCGTCGTCGTCGTCGGCGACGTCGCGTGGAGCACCTCGACCAGTGTCACCAAGGGGAAGTACCGTGACCGTGACATCAATTCCGTGGGTGCGGAGTTGATGGTGCTCGGGCGCGTTGATGGTGTGTGGCGGATTCGCGCCATTCACTGGTCGTCGCGGACACCACGTGCGTGA
- a CDS encoding methyltransferase, TIGR04325 family → MGVYGSFEEALRAAPQTAPVGYNHASAASLYEDMVNRVQAKDYPALYWLRRTLDRASTVFDFGGNVGISYYAYQKYLAGCGPSHWTVCDVPAVINAGSRRAVEQGATALQFTSSFSDASGCDVLFTAGTLQYIESPFDALVETLFRRPAHIVVNMMPTLPDRTVITLQNIGISYCAYRIIERGALAPALQRLGYVLEDEWINPETRTRMPYADDMPGITWIGQYYRLAVS, encoded by the coding sequence TTGGGCGTCTACGGCAGCTTCGAGGAGGCGCTGCGCGCGGCACCGCAGACCGCACCGGTCGGGTACAATCATGCGTCGGCGGCATCGCTGTACGAAGATATGGTGAATCGCGTCCAGGCAAAAGACTATCCGGCGCTCTACTGGTTGCGTCGGACGCTCGACCGCGCGTCGACGGTGTTCGATTTTGGTGGAAACGTCGGGATATCGTATTACGCGTATCAGAAGTACCTGGCTGGCTGCGGGCCGTCACATTGGACCGTCTGCGATGTGCCAGCGGTGATCAATGCCGGAAGCCGACGGGCTGTCGAGCAAGGCGCCACAGCGCTCCAGTTCACCAGCAGTTTTTCAGACGCGTCCGGTTGCGATGTGCTCTTCACGGCTGGCACGTTGCAGTACATCGAGTCACCGTTCGACGCGCTCGTAGAGACGCTTTTCAGGCGTCCGGCGCACATTGTGGTCAACATGATGCCGACGTTACCGGATCGCACGGTGATCACGCTGCAGAATATCGGCATCAGCTATTGCGCATACCGGATCATCGAGCGCGGGGCGCTCGCACCGGCGCTGCAACGGCTGGGCTACGTTCTCGAAGATGAGTGGATCAATCCGGAGACCCGTACTCGCATGCCTTACGCGGACGATATGCCTGGGATCACCTGGATCGGTCAATATTACCGGCTGGCGGTTTCGTGA
- a CDS encoding TonB-dependent receptor translates to MSYDNLGQDVSGGLTEGEMRATPRIADSTSFARVGGVRLDNFGRFDEFRFGLNVQRALTATEQFETQLFYVPRTIHEGPALTQFIQQGFENRGVTARLLSTRPIGSVGSRFTTGVDFHDTPIQTTTTGRPGTAAAGTAFSSFDEQATAVGVYALEELALGTKVTLTAGARYDNIRFAQQNKLRSAQTEPRTFTRTTPKIGLTYRVNPSLSTFANFSESFEAPVIGNLRNSPRTDGEFITNQVVKPLTIRTLEVGTRGVVGRGSFELTVFTQRLRDQQVNVNFVRPAPLTGQFGALVNAAEVKQSGVEAGAKVSLTSALTLAGTYTYSDFSYSRYEAGPNNFSGNELPGIPKHNGFVELRYQDSRGLSGGIEYQSVGKFFVNDANTAENAAYSLVNLRAGWALQLGRTQFAPFVAVNNVFSEKYSSQPQINAGAGRFFNPLPEINYAMGLKINW, encoded by the coding sequence ATGTCGTACGACAATCTCGGGCAGGACGTGTCTGGTGGCCTGACCGAAGGCGAGATGCGCGCGACCCCGCGCATCGCGGACTCCACCTCGTTCGCGCGGGTGGGCGGCGTGCGTCTCGACAACTTCGGGCGCTTCGACGAATTCCGCTTCGGCCTGAATGTGCAACGGGCACTGACGGCGACCGAGCAGTTCGAGACACAGCTGTTCTATGTGCCGCGGACGATCCACGAAGGCCCTGCCCTGACACAGTTCATTCAGCAGGGCTTCGAGAACCGCGGCGTGACCGCACGCTTGCTGTCCACCCGGCCCATCGGTTCAGTTGGGAGTCGCTTCACGACGGGCGTGGACTTCCACGACACGCCCATCCAGACGACGACCACCGGACGGCCCGGCACGGCGGCGGCGGGCACCGCCTTCTCCTCGTTCGACGAACAAGCCACCGCGGTGGGCGTCTACGCGTTGGAGGAGCTCGCCCTCGGCACGAAGGTCACCCTGACGGCCGGCGCCCGGTACGACAACATCCGCTTCGCGCAACAGAACAAGCTGCGGAGCGCTCAGACGGAGCCTCGCACCTTCACGCGGACGACGCCCAAGATCGGCCTCACGTACCGCGTGAACCCCTCGCTCTCCACCTTCGCGAACTTCAGCGAGTCGTTCGAGGCTCCGGTCATCGGCAACCTGCGAAACTCTCCCCGGACGGATGGGGAGTTCATCACGAACCAAGTGGTGAAGCCGCTGACGATCCGGACGCTCGAGGTCGGGACGCGAGGCGTGGTTGGTCGTGGCTCCTTCGAGCTCACCGTCTTCACGCAGCGGCTGCGTGACCAGCAGGTGAACGTGAACTTCGTGCGTCCTGCACCGCTCACCGGACAGTTCGGTGCGCTGGTCAACGCCGCCGAGGTCAAGCAGTCAGGTGTGGAAGCAGGAGCCAAGGTGTCGCTCACGAGCGCACTCACCTTGGCCGGCACATACACATACTCGGACTTCAGCTACTCCCGCTACGAAGCCGGTCCGAACAACTTCAGTGGCAATGAGCTCCCCGGAATCCCGAAGCACAATGGATTCGTGGAACTGCGTTATCAGGATTCACGTGGGCTGTCGGGCGGAATCGAGTACCAGTCGGTCGGGAAGTTCTTCGTGAATGATGCGAACACGGCCGAGAATGCGGCGTACTCGCTCGTCAACCTTCGGGCGGGCTGGGCACTGCAGCTCGGCCGCACGCAGTTCGCCCCCTTCGTGGCGGTGAACAACGTGTTCTCCGAGAAGTACTCGTCACAGCCGCAGATCAACGCTGGCGCAGGTCGATTCTTCAACCCGCTCCCCGAGATCAACTACGCGATGGGGCTGAAGATCAATTGGTAG
- a CDS encoding M56 family metallopeptidase codes for MPDGSAHTLTLRRGVDEREARHRRRLLFVIGILLLAATSPVMVHHATGEIGTLLDGRDHLWSICLIALHQLLDPVHSVFHVLLIGGVAYAVIDRARAWWRLRTTLGLILARPVVSTDGTFVAARAAAVPTDSIRLVDGLPIPAFTIGWFRPVIHVSTELEGQLSQAQLAAVLAHEYAHVRRRDPLRLTVLRALGCLLFWLPAMRRLAADVADDAEIIADDFAVRGDPVALASAILALAQWRAPGRTGGASLQHGGAIVGFHRDAMLDRRINRLLGNQSSITSQVTKPSLFGAGVALLLAWGSGLAVAHPMTSHSDHCTHTRLAAYEHVFCLVGHTASTARDCPHHGDGG; via the coding sequence ATGCCTGACGGCAGCGCCCACACGCTGACGCTACGTCGCGGCGTCGACGAGCGGGAGGCGCGACATCGGCGAAGGCTGTTGTTCGTCATTGGCATCCTGCTTCTCGCCGCGACGAGCCCCGTGATGGTGCACCACGCCACGGGTGAGATCGGGACACTGCTCGACGGTCGCGACCACCTCTGGAGCATCTGCCTGATCGCGCTGCATCAGCTGCTCGACCCAGTGCATTCCGTCTTTCACGTACTGCTCATCGGCGGCGTCGCGTACGCCGTGATTGACCGTGCCCGTGCCTGGTGGCGCCTCCGTACGACGCTCGGCCTGATCCTTGCGCGGCCCGTCGTCTCGACTGACGGAACATTCGTCGCGGCACGCGCAGCGGCGGTGCCAACGGACTCGATCCGGCTCGTCGATGGGCTGCCAATTCCCGCCTTCACCATCGGCTGGTTCCGTCCCGTCATCCACGTCAGCACGGAGCTGGAGGGTCAACTTTCGCAGGCGCAGCTCGCTGCGGTGCTGGCACACGAGTACGCCCATGTCCGCCGACGCGACCCGCTTCGCCTCACGGTGCTGCGTGCGCTGGGGTGTCTGCTGTTCTGGCTGCCCGCCATGCGACGGCTGGCTGCCGATGTGGCGGACGACGCGGAGATCATCGCAGACGACTTTGCGGTGCGCGGCGATCCTGTCGCGCTGGCCTCCGCGATCCTGGCGCTCGCGCAGTGGCGCGCGCCGGGTCGCACCGGCGGTGCGTCGTTGCAGCACGGCGGCGCCATCGTCGGTTTCCATCGTGACGCCATGCTCGACCGGCGGATCAACCGTCTCCTCGGCAACCAATCGAGCATCACCTCGCAGGTGACGAAGCCATCGCTGTTCGGCGCCGGCGTGGCCCTCCTGCTCGCGTGGGGTTCAGGCCTTGCCGTGGCCCACCCGATGACCAGCCACAGTGACCACTGCACGCACACGCGACTGGCGGCGTACGAACATGTCTTCTGTCTCGTTGGCCACACTGCCTCGACGGCCCGCGATTGTCCACATCATGGCGACGGCGGCTGA
- a CDS encoding nuclear transport factor 2 family protein, translating into MSDSTDAIATLRAVFAAAERGDLLALDSLYAGESLTVVEGAGINRGWADYRDHHLGPEIKVMKNFVYRPEEIEVHVAGTTAWTTFRYTLKADMNGRSIDNVGRGTAILIRRGTAANGRWVVRHIQTSSRARRAGDPPAT; encoded by the coding sequence ATGTCCGACAGCACGGACGCCATCGCAACGCTCCGCGCCGTCTTCGCCGCAGCGGAGCGCGGTGACCTGCTCGCGCTGGACTCGCTGTATGCCGGTGAGAGCCTGACCGTGGTGGAAGGTGCGGGCATCAACCGCGGCTGGGCTGACTACCGCGATCATCATCTCGGTCCTGAAATCAAGGTGATGAAGAACTTCGTGTACCGGCCCGAGGAGATCGAGGTGCACGTCGCCGGCACGACCGCATGGACGACGTTCCGGTACACGCTCAAGGCCGACATGAACGGCCGGTCGATTGACAACGTCGGACGTGGCACAGCGATCCTGATCCGGCGAGGCACCGCCGCCAATGGCCGGTGGGTGGTGCGCCACATCCAGACGAGCTCGCGCGCGCGGCGTGCGGGTGATCCGCCCGCGACCTGA
- a CDS encoding TolC family protein: MMGTPVVAQVVPPLESAPSALTLDSVYALVASRSPRVQAARALARAADARIPGVRRPPDPELQVGFMNYSLPSLRPDEALGMVQLQLMQMVPFPGKLSAAGRAARARADAVHARAADALWTARSAAAMAFYERYQFEGALTIARQTRRLLEDVAAVATAMYRVGDGRQADVLRARVEIARMDEEIVRMEAMLEGASARLAAAADTSPDAVAGRSVLPAFPDEVPSVETFVQAASETQPMLAAGAADVRAAAADATLARRELWPDLQLGVQYGQRRMPMGIDRMGSLMAGASLPIFAGSRQLRMREESVAMRAMAEAELIAMRADTRSRLTEVRAALTSARRLRVLYRSSILPQAEAATTSSLSSYRTGGVDFMTVIDNRMAVNRYRQELLALDAAEGRAWGDLEMIVGQPLVGAPPVSPRRSPPARDGGSR; encoded by the coding sequence GTGATGGGCACGCCGGTAGTCGCCCAAGTCGTGCCCCCGCTCGAGAGTGCTCCGTCGGCGCTGACGCTCGACTCGGTGTATGCGCTGGTCGCGAGTCGGAGTCCTCGCGTGCAAGCCGCAAGAGCCCTCGCGCGCGCCGCTGATGCACGGATCCCGGGCGTGCGGCGTCCGCCGGATCCCGAACTGCAGGTGGGCTTCATGAACTACTCGCTGCCCTCGCTCCGGCCCGATGAGGCGCTCGGCATGGTGCAGCTGCAGCTCATGCAGATGGTCCCGTTTCCCGGGAAACTGTCCGCTGCTGGCCGCGCAGCCCGCGCCCGCGCTGATGCCGTGCACGCACGTGCTGCGGATGCGCTGTGGACGGCGCGGTCCGCGGCCGCAATGGCGTTCTACGAGCGCTACCAGTTCGAGGGCGCGCTCACCATTGCACGGCAGACGCGGCGGCTGCTGGAGGATGTGGCGGCCGTCGCCACCGCGATGTATCGCGTCGGAGATGGACGGCAGGCCGACGTGCTCCGCGCCCGCGTGGAAATCGCCCGGATGGATGAGGAGATCGTCCGGATGGAGGCCATGCTCGAGGGCGCGAGTGCTCGGCTGGCGGCGGCCGCAGACACCTCCCCCGACGCCGTCGCCGGGCGTTCGGTACTTCCAGCCTTTCCAGACGAGGTGCCGAGCGTGGAGACATTCGTGCAGGCGGCATCCGAAACGCAGCCCATGCTTGCGGCTGGAGCAGCCGACGTACGAGCCGCAGCCGCAGATGCGACCCTGGCGCGCCGCGAACTCTGGCCCGACCTGCAGCTCGGCGTCCAATACGGCCAGCGCCGAATGCCCATGGGCATCGACCGCATGGGCAGCCTGATGGCCGGGGCATCGCTGCCCATCTTTGCCGGATCACGACAGCTCCGGATGCGTGAGGAAAGCGTGGCGATGCGCGCGATGGCCGAAGCAGAACTGATCGCCATGCGTGCAGATACGCGCAGCCGCCTGACGGAGGTGCGCGCGGCGCTCACCAGCGCGCGTCGACTGCGTGTGCTCTACCGCTCCAGCATCCTGCCACAGGCGGAAGCGGCTACGACATCATCGCTCTCGTCGTATCGCACCGGTGGCGTGGATTTCATGACCGTCATCGACAATCGCATGGCCGTGAACCGATACCGTCAGGAACTGCTGGCCCTCGACGCAGCAGAAGGACGTGCCTGGGGCGATCTGGAGATGATCGTGGGGCAGCCGCTCGTCGGAGCGCCTCCGGTGTCTCCGCGCCGATCCCCGCCAGCTCGTGATGGAGGGTCCCGCTGA
- a CDS encoding TonB-dependent receptor plug domain-containing protein, whose translation MHGTYTFSVDAPTPKRCDACDGELSLDARLASAFSISREWWYRTVWLLFDGPRTDERVVSSLAVECPPSPEADSELERRRAGLPPILCTQHRASAAFSTIRESTHHHLLPMPTFVKLQRSRLHRRVIALLGLASALAASPLAAQETGGVATARGQVVTPAGVPVPRATIELLPAAGRAGRTVRTDDNGRFMLTTPAAGRARLRATSIGYVPSSVEVDLVIGREVTANITLVAMPSVLNQVVVSASRSGQELAKVPASVSVVSADVIQGTGRRNTSVEEALRNVPGVVVRDQLGGASRATIAIRGAGSSNTFGIRGIRLLIDGVPKNNAGGSGQDLANLDMSSIASIEVLRGPASTLYGNQAGGVVSMTSEAGGETRRQGRSSAGASASPACTPRPPATHSVEPWDTCSARGARSRTVIATTPTLTRRGSRPNSSSSRTQRARSPQSCRTTISGRTCLVA comes from the coding sequence ATGCACGGGACGTACACCTTCTCCGTCGACGCACCGACCCCGAAACGATGCGACGCGTGTGACGGTGAGCTGTCTCTTGACGCGCGCCTTGCGTCCGCATTCAGCATCAGCAGAGAGTGGTGGTATCGCACAGTGTGGCTGTTGTTCGATGGACCTAGGACCGATGAACGCGTCGTATCCTCGCTCGCCGTTGAATGCCCACCCTCGCCGGAGGCCGATTCCGAGCTCGAAAGGCGTCGCGCCGGCTTGCCGCCCATTCTCTGCACGCAGCACCGCGCTTCCGCGGCGTTCAGCACAATCCGCGAATCCACCCATCACCATCTCCTCCCCATGCCCACCTTCGTCAAGCTTCAACGCTCGCGGCTACATCGCAGAGTGATTGCGCTCCTCGGCCTCGCCTCCGCCCTCGCGGCAAGTCCACTCGCGGCGCAGGAGACAGGAGGCGTCGCGACTGCGCGCGGTCAGGTCGTGACCCCAGCTGGAGTTCCGGTACCGCGCGCGACCATCGAGTTGCTGCCCGCCGCGGGACGCGCGGGACGCACTGTGCGCACCGATGACAATGGACGCTTCATGTTGACGACACCCGCCGCCGGTCGTGCGCGACTGCGTGCGACGTCCATCGGATACGTACCCTCGAGCGTCGAGGTCGACCTCGTCATCGGGCGCGAGGTGACGGCGAACATCACCCTCGTCGCAATGCCGTCGGTCCTGAATCAGGTCGTGGTGTCCGCCTCGCGCAGCGGCCAGGAACTGGCCAAGGTTCCCGCATCCGTCAGCGTCGTCTCGGCGGACGTCATTCAGGGGACTGGTCGTCGTAACACGAGCGTGGAAGAAGCATTGCGGAACGTGCCGGGCGTCGTCGTCCGCGACCAGCTTGGCGGTGCTTCGCGCGCCACCATCGCGATCCGCGGTGCTGGCTCCTCGAACACCTTCGGTATTCGCGGCATCAGGCTCCTGATCGACGGCGTGCCGAAGAACAATGCCGGCGGCTCCGGACAGGATCTGGCCAACCTGGACATGTCGTCCATCGCCAGCATCGAAGTGCTCCGTGGCCCTGCGTCAACGTTGTACGGGAATCAGGCCGGCGGTGTCGTCTCCATGACGAGCGAGGCCGGAGGCGAGACTCGGCGGCAGGGCAGGTCCTCGGCGGGAGCTTCGGCTTCGCCCGCGTGCACGCCAAGGCCACCGGCGACGCATTCGGTGGAACCGTGGGATACCTGTTCAGCGCGTGGCGCACGCAGCAGGACGGTTATCGCGACAACTCCAACTTTGACCAGACGGGGTTCTCGTCCAAATTCGTCTTCAAGCCGGACGCAAAGAGCACGATCACCGCAGTCATGTCGTACGACAATCTCGGGCAGGACGTGTCTGGTGGCCTGA
- a CDS encoding heavy metal translocating P-type ATPase, with translation MTDPSSTREHADHGAGHPSVTSGDGPDADVVAPHVARDHPAHGEQGAAQGSNLATHANATSKPSNVTRADDPKRGGGHDDHGGPAAGHEGHDKHAGHSVALFRDKFWWSLALMLPTLVWGHMLPSAFGYAPPGFPGSTLVPALFGTVLFIYGGTPFLKGAAREIADRLPGMMTLIALAISVAFVFSLAVTLGFPGMPLWEELATLITVMLLGHWLEMRSISQAQGALGELAKLLPDMATRVTVAADGREALEEVSVNDLVIGNIMLVRPGASVPADGVVRDGRSSVDEALLTGESAPVPKDIGATVIAGAINGTGALRIEVTGTGDRTALAGIMRLVAQAQTSRSRAQALADRAAFWLTWVALGSGVITLVAWLLSGATVAVAIERFVTVLVIACPHALGLAVPLVLAISTTLGARNGLLVRDRRGLEEARRVTTVVFDKTGTLTLGEHRVVAMATDGGLSEEDALSLAAALEHDAEHPVARAIVLSATDRGITPGAATSFEAIPGRGVRATVAGRALAAGGPNLLAQLKVTPAASLVKFAQAAATRGQAVIYLVEGERTLAAFAVADAIRPESVEAVNRLHEAGIEVVMMTGDAKAVADAVAKELKIDTVLAQVLPDEKASHIERLQQEGKRVAMIGDGVNDAPALVTADVGIAIGAGTDVAVEAGDVVLVRSDPRDIPRIIALSRASYRKMIQNLWWAAGYNVVAIPLAAGALAPWGILLTPALAAVLMSLSTIIVAINAQLLRRTSL, from the coding sequence ATGACCGATCCATCGTCAACCAGAGAGCACGCCGATCATGGCGCGGGCCACCCGAGCGTCACGAGCGGTGATGGCCCAGACGCAGACGTCGTGGCACCACACGTCGCTCGTGATCATCCCGCGCACGGGGAGCAGGGTGCGGCGCAGGGCTCCAACCTCGCGACACACGCGAACGCCACGTCGAAGCCGTCGAATGTGACCCGAGCTGACGACCCGAAGCGCGGCGGCGGACACGACGATCATGGCGGCCCCGCCGCGGGTCATGAAGGCCACGACAAGCACGCCGGTCACTCGGTCGCCCTGTTCCGGGACAAGTTCTGGTGGTCACTGGCGCTGATGCTGCCGACGCTCGTCTGGGGCCACATGCTGCCCAGCGCGTTCGGATACGCACCACCCGGTTTCCCGGGCAGCACTTTGGTACCGGCGCTGTTCGGCACGGTGCTCTTCATCTACGGCGGGACACCGTTCCTGAAAGGCGCCGCGCGCGAGATCGCGGATCGGCTGCCCGGCATGATGACGCTCATCGCCCTCGCGATCAGTGTCGCGTTCGTCTTCAGCCTGGCGGTAACGCTCGGCTTTCCCGGCATGCCGCTGTGGGAAGAACTGGCCACGCTGATCACCGTGATGCTGCTGGGCCACTGGCTCGAGATGCGGTCCATCTCGCAGGCACAGGGCGCGTTGGGTGAGCTCGCGAAGTTGCTGCCCGACATGGCGACGCGCGTGACCGTGGCCGCCGACGGTCGCGAAGCGCTCGAGGAGGTCTCGGTCAACGACCTCGTCATCGGCAACATCATGTTGGTGCGACCGGGAGCGAGCGTTCCAGCGGACGGCGTGGTCCGTGATGGTCGCAGCAGCGTCGACGAGGCGCTCCTGACAGGAGAGTCAGCGCCGGTGCCGAAGGACATCGGTGCCACGGTGATCGCAGGCGCGATCAATGGCACCGGTGCGCTCCGGATTGAGGTGACGGGCACAGGTGATCGCACCGCGCTCGCCGGAATCATGCGATTGGTCGCGCAGGCGCAGACCTCGCGATCACGCGCCCAGGCGCTCGCGGATCGAGCTGCGTTCTGGCTGACGTGGGTGGCGCTCGGCTCTGGCGTGATCACCCTCGTCGCGTGGCTGCTGAGCGGGGCGACTGTCGCGGTGGCCATCGAACGTTTCGTCACGGTACTCGTGATCGCGTGTCCTCACGCGCTCGGGCTGGCCGTGCCGCTCGTGCTGGCGATCTCCACGACACTCGGTGCCCGAAATGGCCTGCTGGTCCGTGATCGACGCGGTCTCGAGGAAGCGCGACGCGTGACGACGGTCGTCTTCGACAAGACCGGGACGCTCACGCTTGGTGAACACCGCGTGGTCGCGATGGCGACGGACGGGGGGCTCTCCGAGGAGGACGCGCTGTCACTGGCCGCGGCGCTCGAACACGACGCCGAGCATCCAGTGGCGCGTGCGATTGTGCTGAGCGCCACCGACCGAGGCATCACGCCTGGTGCCGCGACCTCGTTTGAAGCGATTCCCGGGCGCGGCGTGCGCGCGACCGTGGCGGGACGGGCGCTGGCGGCGGGTGGCCCCAACCTGCTGGCCCAGCTGAAGGTGACGCCCGCCGCATCGCTCGTGAAGTTTGCGCAGGCAGCGGCAACACGGGGACAGGCAGTGATCTACCTCGTCGAGGGTGAGCGGACGCTCGCCGCCTTTGCCGTCGCAGACGCGATCCGGCCAGAATCAGTGGAGGCGGTGAATCGACTTCACGAGGCGGGGATCGAGGTGGTCATGATGACCGGCGACGCAAAAGCCGTCGCGGATGCGGTCGCCAAGGAACTCAAAATCGACACGGTACTGGCGCAGGTGCTCCCTGACGAGAAGGCATCGCACATCGAGCGACTGCAGCAGGAGGGAAAGCGCGTTGCGATGATCGGCGATGGCGTCAACGACGCGCCGGCGCTCGTCACCGCCGATGTCGGCATTGCCATCGGGGCCGGCACGGACGTCGCCGTGGAAGCGGGCGACGTGGTCCTCGTGCGCAGTGACCCGCGCGACATTCCGCGGATCATCGCCCTGTCGCGCGCGAGCTATCGCAAAATGATCCAGAATCTCTGGTGGGCGGCGGGTTACAACGTAGTGGCGATTCCGCTGGCCGCCGGCGCGCTCGCGCCGTGGGGGATTCTCCTCACGCCAGCGCTCGCGGCGGTGCTGATGTCACTGAGCACGATCATCGTGGCGATCAATGCGCAGCTCCTTCGTCGCACGTCGTTGTGA